In Longimicrobium sp., a single window of DNA contains:
- a CDS encoding DUF1572 family protein, which translates to MDFATAYLGEARKMARHYKELAEGAMNQVGDEDFFAALGEEDNSIAVIARHVAGNLRSRWTDFLTTDGEKPDRHRDGEFVAQGETRESITAAWESGWQALLGTLDALGPDDLGRTVYIRGEPHGVIGAVDRALVHAAYHVGQIVLLAKHAAGPAWQTLSIARNRSAKLNTDGR; encoded by the coding sequence ATGGACTTCGCGACGGCGTACCTGGGAGAGGCGCGGAAGATGGCGCGCCACTACAAGGAGCTGGCGGAGGGGGCGATGAACCAGGTGGGCGACGAGGACTTCTTCGCCGCGCTGGGAGAGGAAGACAACAGCATCGCCGTGATCGCCCGGCACGTCGCGGGGAACCTGCGCTCGCGCTGGACCGACTTCCTGACGACGGATGGCGAGAAGCCCGACCGCCACCGCGACGGGGAGTTCGTGGCGCAGGGAGAAACGCGCGAGTCCATCACCGCCGCGTGGGAATCCGGGTGGCAGGCGCTGCTGGGAACGCTGGACGCGCTGGGCCCGGACGACCTGGGACGGACCGTGTACATCCGCGGCGAGCCGCACGGCGTGATCGGGGCGGTAGACCGGGCGCTGGTTCACGCGGCCTACCACGTGGGGCAGATCGTGCTGCTGGCCAAGCACGCCGCCGGGCCGGCGTGGCAAACGTTGAGCATCGCCCGCAACCGGTCCGCCAAATTGAACACGGACGGGCGGTAG